Part of the Ornithodoros turicata isolate Travis chromosome 6, ASM3712646v1, whole genome shotgun sequence genome, TCAAAAAAGGGTTGTCATATACTTCAAGATTATGAAAGGTAGAGGGAAGGCCCTCGCTACTGGGATAACAGCGAGTTTACAGAACATCGAAAGGTGTtccacgataacggttccgaaaacatgataagcctatcgccctgtttctttgaTGCGGgcgacatcacattgctaaggaCTTGATAACTTCGTTTTCGTAAAGTTCTTCCGATGTATTAAAACTCGCTATTGGAATTAAAGAATACAGAACCGTCGTTTTCAGCGTTCTGTGATAGCGGCGGCAAGTCTGCACCTGGCTGCATGTCACCATGTCTGCATCTGCAcctcgcgaggtcaaccatgcacaatggggattacttcgggagtcggaggcgaacggcgtgataaggacagcgagcgtggcgccatctagaatggggaaaatcgtgaatcctAGTCGCGTCTGCTATGGCACCGAAATATTTTTCGTGTTGCAAATAAATAATttgttcgttgttgttgttgtatgtgttttAGTATGTTTTGCATTTACATACTGCGCTACCTGATGGCTTTgataatttttttctctttttttttgtcctcgGCGAGTTCCCCGTTTCACGCCGCGTACTTTCGCTAGCGCTTTTTACGTGTTGGCGGTTTTACGCCCTCAAATACCCGCATGCGGTTTCATCTTCCGTGAGTTTGACGTCACTGACGTCTGACGTGACTTTGGCGGCCCTGATTATGCGCCTTGCGCATCGAGGTTGGGACACGGGTTCGAGTCCCTGTATTGGCTGTGTTCTCTGAATGTTTCTCTGGATTTTCGTCTGACAGCATGAGCCGAATGCCGGCACATATCCCTGCGAAATCGGACCAATACGCACCATTCACAgtacatcacatcacatcacatcacatcacatcaacgTCCACAACTCATCAATATGATAACATATCATTCCACTTCATCTTTACAACCCGTCATTGGAATTCAACTTCAGTATCACATCATCGGCCATCATCCGACACCGACTTCACATCACATGGTAGCCCATCACTTGAACTCCACATCACACCATTCTCCAagatgtgatggtgaatgatgtccaTGGTGGCCATCATGGGTTGGCCATCATGCTGGCCTATGCTTCTGTCCGGTATGCTACGATATCCCCCGCGTGGAAATTCTAAATCTCAAAATCCGCAACACCAAAATCACAAATTGCAAACTCAACGCTTATATGTCCGAGATCTGAGAATGACCGTGTTTCAAAGTAGGATATCACTGAGCAACGTGCTAGGCGAATGAAATGCCCGTTTTACCCACGGTTAGGCCTAGCAGGGCAGTCGCTTGGTTAGTTGATGGTCACGAGTGCCCTTTGTAGTGCTGTAGTGAGGCCAATGTTAGTTCAAGTCAGGggtgggcagtatttaaatacattgtaattgaaatactatttaaaatataaatacatgtatttatattttgtatttaatacagactcgaaatatgtatttataattatctttaaatacaaattttctggtatttattcttgtaaatactttataaatactcataaatacagaatatactgactcacATCTTAAAGTTGCCCGGTGTTCGACCTTTCGGGAAGGAGGTCGAGTTTGGGGcccagttatgccgtgtttgtgctagcatgcgcatgcgacaaaccattttagatggcgagtctttcactgttgttgcgaacaacggtcgcgactacccgattacattgttctacgaagcatcttcgtcaaatttaatacaagcatttgttcatcggcacctgtggagaagCTGTTCTCATTTGCGAgcctgattgtacggccgagcagaagatgcctaaaagaagcagtcttcgagaaatttcaAAATATTAACATCGCCATGATAATGTAACATAACAAGTAAATGCTAATTTTCCATGCTGATTTGTTCTTATAATCATCGTTAtctctgtaattccagatgacatcttcctcagagtatttatggtagtagttacggtattaaaatactgtatttatattttgtatttaaatactcatgttgaaaactatttatgaagatTATTTAAATACCTTTCCCCTACCCCTTTCAATaataaatacccctttcaataaagtattttgtatttatatttcaaTACTaataaaatgtatttatgcccatccctggttcaAGTTTGTTGACATACAGTTCCCCGCGTGTTGTAGGCGGTGCCAGCTTGACACCTCATTTCGCCCAATGGAGCAGAGGGAATTATTCCTTGCATCCATATACATGTAATATCCTAGCAGAACAAGGGAGTATAGCTATAACAAGTATCAGTAATGTTCAATATCTCCAAATTGACTTTTGATTACGCTCCTCATTATGCGACAGAGTCGATGTAGCTCGATTATTTAAACTGTGTTTTATGGTTCGTAAAGGACGCCATATTGAAAGCTGGCAAGCTTGCCGATTTAGCAGACTGGTGCTATCCCATATTGCCTGGAGTATTTCCTTTGCACGTTACGTATCACGTAAGAAAACATCGTTTTGTGCACTTTGTGAATTCCGCAGGGACTTTTTCAGATAAGGAAGTATGTTTACCATGTAGAGGTTGTGTCCACGGTCGCTGTAGGTTGTAGCAGCTCCTTCCCAACCGGACATTTTCTATTGCTGAGCAATTACGGAGTAATGTTTGAACATAAATGATCCTAGTGTGCTAAACAACACATTGCGTAACAAGAGTGACTTCAGAAATATTATCATTATTGCAAAAAGAAACATGTACTTTATAGTAGCAACTGACAGACACCAAGCTCAACGAACGCCTGGgaacctgtcgtctgcaacTTACGCCGTCTGCGACAAGGCAAATTGCATTATCAAAATTGAACTCGCGGACTGCAGCAAAGTTACAATAAAAATGTTGGAAAATACGCCTTTGTCAAGTCCCCAAGTTACTTGGCATttaaattatatttaaaatgcACTTATCGTGAAAACCGAGTCGCAGACGACGCCACTCGATTCGAAAGACCCGCCCGCCCGCGACGATCGTTTGCACCATGGTTTGCACTATGGTGGCGCCACGTCGCACCTGGAAGCTGGAAGTCTTCATGGTCTTCATGTTGTTGGAGGAAAAGTGAAAACACCCTATAACACTTAAAAACGTTATTATATAACGTCTGTACAACGTGCTCCACACCCGACAGGGGAAAAGATGTGTGTTCTTATCATTCATATAATTATTTTGCTCGGACAACTAGCGCCATCATGCATTGGCGCCTACCCGGTAGAGCGAGCAAAGCTTTCATAAACTGCCCGACAAGTGCGCCATTGTAGTTTTTAAGAGCGTGGCGTATTTTCTGCGCAGTGAAGATATCTCGGCAAATTTTCAGTTCGTGTTTTCGCGTGTGGTGGTCTTTTAGTGTCGACTCGACTTACATCGGGTTTCTTCGTGCGGCAGCTTACAGGTGCGTTGGATTCTTTCTCATACGAAGCAACTGCGAACGCCTAGGCGTTCAAAATGGCTCCCAGTCCAGATAGCGGTAGCTTAACAAAGAAAAAGATATCGGATCTTCGAGTCATCGACTTGCGCGGAGAGCTTGAGAAACGTGGCTTAGATAAAACTGGAGTGAAAGCAGCGCTTACGGAACGGTTATCGAAGGCTCTGAAGGACGAAGGTGAAGATCCGGACGTTTTTGAGTTCGAGGTTCCATCAGAGCCGTCTCCCGTGAAAAAGGTAATAACGAAGAGAGTGAACAAGAAGTTATCTCAGGATACGGAGTCGGAAACTCAAAGCAATGACGACGTTCAGGAACAAGGAGACTCCGAATACGAGGATGACGCCGAGGTTGAAACAGTAGATGAGGACGACGACAGCCAGGTGGAGGCCGAGGTGAGGCCTAACACTAAGGAGGAGTCAAACATGGAGAAATCCGAGGCCGTGACAACGGAGGATGCGAAAGAGGCAGGTGACACTGCTGTGCAACAGCCCGAAAAACAAAAGGAGAACGGGAAAGTGTCCAAAAGCGAAAAGAGCGAGGAGACCCGTCCTCCAGAGTCAGACCAAACATTGATCGTCCACGCGGACGACAGTCATGACTTGGATAACGATATTGATGAAGAGGACAAAGAACAGAAGGATGGTGAGGAGGCGGACAGCAGCATTTCGAAAGCACAACCCAAAAAGGCTGATGCGGCCCCAGCCGACAATGAAGAGGCCGCTAAGGAAGCTACGAAAAAGGTCGCTGCCAAAAAGCCTGCTGCAGCGACACCCAAAGCGACAAAGGCGTCGCCAAAAGTTGAGAAAGAACTGTTACGTAACCTTTGGGTGAGCGGTCTCGCAAACACCACACGAGCTGCAGACCTCAAAGCGTTGTTCGGGAAATATGGAAAGGTGACCTCAGCAAAGATAGTCACCAATGCAAAGACACCTGGCTCCAGATGTTACGGCTACATGACCATGGGCACTGCCGAGGAAGCGACAAAGTGCATTCAACATTTGCACCGTACCGAGCTCCATGGCAAGATGATTTCTGTGGAACGCACTAAGAACGAGCCAGGTGGCGCACTTCGCAAGGCAGAGGCAAAGCCTGCCGCAGCTGCTGCTACCACCCCAGCAGCCAAGCCACCAGCACCAAAGGAAGTCAAAGAAGTTAAGGCTAAGCCAGTAAAGGCTGCCGAGCCAAAGAAAAAAGAGGTTGAGAAAGCAAAACCTGCCGAAAGCAAGGAGGAACCGGAAAAGGCCGAAGCCGCGGAAGAGGAGGAGGCAGAGGTAGTTGCGGAAGAGAAtcctgaagaaaaggaagaaaccgAGGAAAGTGACAAGGCAAAGAAGAAGCACCGCGACGAGAAAGGACGTCGCAGGGGAAGCCGCAGCCGCTCGAAGGAACGGGGCGGCCGTAACCGCCGCTTCTTCAGACCATTCAATCGAGGCTTCCGCGGCAGCGGTTTCCGGCGCGGTTTTGGCCGCCGCCCTTTCTTCAAGACTCCTTTCCGCGGCAGGATGGGATCCGGCGAATTCCGGGGGAATCAGTCAAACTTCCGAGCAGACGCTGCCACGTCGTACCGCCAGCGAGAGCTGGAACGGAGGCAGCGTGAAGAATCCATGCGCATTGAGCGCGAACGGGAGAGGCTTCGTGTCGAGCGCGAGAAACTGGAGCGGGAACGCCTCGACCTGCTCAGGCTCGAGCGGGAGAAGCAGAGGCTGGAGCGGGAGAGGATCCAGCGAGAGCGGGAGGAGCTTCGACAGAGGAAACTGGGACGTGCAGCCGTGATGGAAGACGTTGCCCGTCGTCCCGTGAAGCGGGCCTATGAGGAGGAGGTCCGTCCAGCCCGCAACGAGTTTGCAGAAGGAGGCTACTGGAGGGAAAACAAAAGGCAGCATGTCCGACCCGAGTACGACAACACCATGTCTCGCGACCGGGACGACAGGAAAGGGTCCGAACGCTACGACCGGGGCGGGCGGGGCGGATTCCTCCCCGAACCGGACTTCCGTGCCGGCGGCCGCCCCATGGCACGAGAACGACCCCGAGAGTCCCCACCTGGTCGGCGAATGGAGCAGCGGTTTGCCGGCAAGGAAGGATTCGGATCGTCCGGCGGGTCGTTTGGTGGACGCTTCTCCGGAGGCGATGGTTGGAGCGGCAGCCATCATCAGGGGAGCCGCGGAGGAGGCTACTCCTCCTCCAGTGCAGTGGGAGGCGGCGGCTCCCAGTCGTGGGGAGCGGACATGGGTCGCAAGCAGGACTCCTCGCACGGCCAGTCGTGGCAGGGCCAAGGAGAGCGCTGGGGTGGCGCGGGAGGTGCCAATATGGGGATGAGGGGTATGGGCGGGGGTGGAAACCTCATGGGTCAGGGGTCTCAAGGTTACGGAGGCAGTTCCGGCGGCGCGGGCATGATGCAGCACTCCGGTATgggtggcggcggcggcggcagcttTGGTAGCACGGGGGGGCGATACGCTGGAGGGGGTGGCATGAGAAGGTACTAGCTTCGTGCGTCCTCACAAAGAGTCAACCATTGAGTCGTTCctcctcgttcttttttttcgttaacCTCATTAACGCAGAAGTATGCGCTACAAATTATTTTTGGTGCCCGACGAAATGGCCATCTACCTACCCCTCGTTGCCACGAAGACTTGATGTTGGGAACGTCGAAGATTGTTTCGGACGCCGGCGCAATTCGTACATACGTACACGCAAGCAACTGTACCGGTCTCTCGGCATGGCAGAAGTTGCTCGTGGCGGAGTAATCATGACTTAGATTCAACGGCGGCAAAGCATTCAAAGGCATTGCTCAAAACGGCGTTTCTAGACGTCGATTGTGGTAGACACCTgtagcgttcttttttttttttttcgtttgtctCGTAGCTCACAGTCATTCCATTCGTTGCATCCTCACTCCCTTCTCCGCCCCCACTTTAAGCTCCGCCACCTTTTCATGTTGCATTACGGTGTCCGACGGAAAATAGCAGTACCTGCACCTCGCACCAGTATTGTCATTGGGAGCGCTGGAACTGCACCGGTTTTCACAAATACCGTTATCATTTTGAAATACGAAACATCGACCGTCTTTGTTTTGAGTGTCACAGAGAAATAAAGTTGACTCGTTGAGTTGTTGGGGGTACGGCTACGATCTTATTTAGGTAGGTATCACAAAGATATTGGCGATCAGCGTTACTCTATCTGTAGCGGGTATAGTTCTTCGGATTTTTAATAACTTTGGAAAGTGCTTAACGTTGCCTACAAAATTTATGAATAAGTTTGCACATTGTGCTGAAGTGTTAATGTGTCTGGAGGTTTTGCAAAAGTGATCGTAAAGGTTCTCTGTAGAGTCACATCACCAGCAGCCTGGAACATTCATCTTTTTCCCTCTTTGACTCAAGTTTTCATTTTATACCTTGTGATTTCAATCTTCCATTGCAGTGCTTCGGCAGTCTTCGCCATGTGAATGGAGTCTTGTGCAAAATGTTGTATTAAAAGATATGTGTATTGCATCTCCTTGCTTGTCTGTCTGAACTCAAAACTGGCTAATTTCACCGTCTAGGTCATGAATTAACTTGGTGGGACGTTTTTTTTTAGATGCGGGTTTTATGtggttgaaagatgaaagtcactgaaaaggttagccagctgtaggactcgaacccacatcttctggattgccggtccagggctctaccaattgagctaagctaaaaTTGAGGcttcgtatgtatttgtcccttctatgttgttccagcctcagaacatcagttctttcatgtttatgtggttgtacagcttgggacatacgtttacggaacacggcactgacttttttttttttttttcattggagCAGTCCTCTGTCttgaagagatcgaataagaatcGGGGTGACCGGCTATTCCGTCAGTCTCCCAGTATGTgagtccgctcctgtttgctgctagggtgtcgctccgacggagaaatgcgacaccctggtgttctgtgaacttttgtcccaagctgtaccgtGGTATTGTACCATGTTAAGGttgaaccgcatggcacgaaaaatgaGCCGAGTTCCTTCTGAACCGAAATCTGGGCAGAACTTTTTTCGTGCATCGCTGCGTGCCAGCAAATTGGTCACCGAAAATTGCCATGGTTGCTCGCTTCTGTTGAGTAAGTCTACAGTACGTAAATTCATAAATTAGGTTTATGCCTAGTCAAATCAAAAACCTGTCCTCCGTGAGCTTTGTGTCGATAACCAGGCACACACTGTAGAGTTGAAAATGAGGGCCAGATGGCAAAAAGAAATTCTAATGGGCATGGAACTCGTGTCCAGTAGTGCAAGTGTTTCCAAAGTTTTCTAAATGTGAACTAAAATATTCCCATCATGATttttctatgcttttttttggTCAGTGTATTGCGGTACTTTAAATTAGTTTCAAGATTACAAATTAGGTTCTCATTAACTTCACTACTGCAGTATTGCAAACTGCAAGGACTTAGGGATGAGGTACATATTTACTCATTGAAGTCTTATTTCGGAATTTTGCTTGTCGTGAGATGTTCTAGAATGTAGAGTGGTACACGAAGTTAATTGACATGGGCTTCATACTCAAGTGGTACTATGCTGACACTTGCCTGAAAACTTATCAGTGCTACCATGTCACAATTTCCTTCTGGGTATTGGCAATCACGGCTATTTTGTTCATGGTAACATTGGATGTTTCCCTTGCGTGAGTGGGTGGAGAATGGGCGATGTGTACAATTGTGCATCTTATAGTTCCACAGTTCATGTGAAGACTAATGTTGCATTATCTGAAACATACTAGATTAGAAATGATTCGTGTTCTATCCTATATTGCCATTGTGGTGAACTACGAATGGATAGCAGCAGCTTGACAAAGCGTAGACTAATGGGGATGTTAGTTCTAATGAGGCCAGTGCTTCGAAAACTTTGCACCAAGCTAGGGGGAGTATAAGGTGTATTTTCTAAATTCTACATCAGGCCTTGCAATTTGCGTCACACCATTTATGGGAAAACCATGAGTAATAACTGAAATAAACGATCCGTAGCAATTTCAGTAGACCGTGCCCCTACTGTTTGGACAGTTTATGAAGATTGCGAACATGGAACATTTGTTCAACACTTGTGCAAAGTAGAGGAAACCTAAGACCTTCAAGGTAAGCAGGAAACTGGCCATTGTCCAGGGGcatggaagggggggggggagcaggaGAGCCGGTCGGCCCTCTCCGAAGTTTTcctctcgggggggggggggggtcccgcCACCCCATCTTTCATCCGTGTCGTCCGACACTGAGTCGCTTGCAGCTCCGTTACCGCAGAATGAAAAAGTAGAAGACTAAATTCACCTGCATAGGTACTATCCCCCGATTATCCTAGTTATGCTGTACATGCAGTCCTACAGAGTAGCGACATGTCATTCAGCAGCCTTGCTTTGACGGCCCAGGAAAACGCAGATTTGCGCTCCAGCAAAGAAGGGCGTCGCGTCGTTTTTTGATCAACGCTGGGAAACATTTGTGGGCAGAAACGGAAGCTCTTTTCTTGGGGTGAGAAGTCTTTAAGCAGTTCACTTTCGCCTTTGATGACTCGTGCGGCATATCTGCTCTCTTTGTCTGAGCCGTGGCCAGAACACTCGACATAGCCTTTTTAGTGCGGCAGTAATAAACGAAACCATTGCACTTTTGATGAGAACAAGAATTTTAAAAAACGTGCCACCGCACGCTTCCATAAATTTGTCTTTACGCACCTAATGGAACCATCACAAACTGTTTCAGTTCGTGCTGCTCTAATGCCAATTTCTCTTTCACCCCAAGATAGTCAAGAACGTGAAATGGCCTTCCTCAGTTACAAACCCCAGTGTTGCCGGGTTGCATTGACGAGTCATTTTTAACAAGCGCATCAATGGCTCCCATTTTTTTATTTGCCACACTTCTCAAATCAGTACCATGCATTCTAGTGCTCTCCTCCGGGCATCTGGGGTAGGTTAAGGCAACGACCTTACCTGCTGACTCATGTGAACCACGCTAGCCATAGTGGGAAAACTGCCCTCAAGTAGCATTAAAACTCCTATGAAatcagaaggagtcttccaaTTCACAAGGCTACACAAAATACTGCAGAATCTCTGTTTTTGTTCTTCTGATCCTAACGAATACGTATATCTCAAAGTGAAAATAGAAAATTGAGGCAGCCTTTTTCAGAAAACTAGACTCCGCTAGACACCAGAACACAACAGTTACCGAGGATGTATGAATGGGGAGAAGAGCAAAACACACCATcccatgtattcacacaagtGACATTCCTCAGAATGCTCCAGCAGAAGATGCGAAAGACGTCGTTGATTTTAGCGGCCACGTAAGTACAATTGCTGAAAGTCATatcttctcgtgcactgctaaccgcaGAAATTATCCTGGGTGCAGCTACAAGATATTTCATAGCATACGACAAGAAGAGACTCATTTCAATGCAAAGAACGATAGGTGACACGGCTTTTGCTCTGTGAGCtgctttttgtttccttttttctttttcttccactggaatGTTCCGTGGAGATGACAGGAAACATGCGCTGTATCGCAATTTGTGATGGCATGGTTGTGCAGGATACTGTCCTACACGACATCTGGAGATAGTTGCGAAAAAATCCGGATCCCATCCCGGGATCCACATTTTGAAATTCCGGGATTGTAAAAACAGCTCTAGATTCCTAACATTAGAACAGGAGTAGCGTAGTAACGGCCTCTTTTTTTATCTTCACTTCAGCCACATTATAGCCTTCGTTGCTGCTgctccgtaaaaaaaaaatactatatTTGAGCCACAATACTGCCTGTCTAGGCAGGTATGCATAAAGTCTGTCTCAAAAGTGTGATCAAAACAATGGGTATAGGTGAGCTTCATATTTTTTACATGAGCATGGATAATCTCCATCTCCTGCAAGAATGCTAACCTGCTAAAAATTAATTCGGTCCAAAACGCGCTCCACTTGTGAGCTCTCGTGAGCTCTCAGTGAAGAAGACTGGTCCAATACTGTTGCATGAAATATAAATGCCCAGATTTGTGCGCAGTCATTTGCAAAACTTCTAGGTACTTTCCTTTCCCGAAGCTATGCAGATGTTTACAGAAGCAACATCAGTATCTATGCAAGGCACATGAAACAAGCATCGAATACGCACACACATTCAAACTTATTGCAGCAAACATTGTGATCACATAAGCATTTTGGTTTGTTACATATACTTAATAGCATATGACAGAGGATGAGCAATGTCACACATGTTATACAGTCTGTGACCACTGACCACCATAATGGAACACTTAGTCAGTCAGAGACGTGGTTATCTGCGTTACAACGCAAGAAAGCTAGGACCATGAGCAACGCCACAGTGGTTGGTCCGCAAATTACTTTTGCCCACTTGAAGGTTCTTTAATGTACATTGGAATCTCAACATGTGACACGTGTAGTGTTTAACATCCCTCTCAGAAGACTAAGAAACTTGTACTCTGCCACCAGGTTGCTGATGTCTACGGCTGGGATTTAGCCTGCATCTATGTATTCAAGTGCGGATTTGCAAAAGGTGTTACAAAATCGGGAAGCCAGCGGAAAATAGCTTTAGTTGATTCAACCTAGCCTAAGGGAGTCCAAAAGGTTTCCAACTTTTTCTCGGTCCTCCTTTCATCACATGATGGAAAAGAagtgattgattgactgattgaagGTTACCGAGTGACCTGAATGCTGAAACGGCATAAATTGAGGAAATGGTGTCGGAGCACCTGAACCTATATCGGGGCTGTAGAACTGCCCTGAAAATTTTGCAATAATGAGCAATTGGTTCTAGTTAAAAGGAACACAGTATTCTATTAAAGCAGCAGGGTGACATTTAGATTTGCTCGAAAGCATGTTTCATTCATCAAGCTGCTTCTTGCAGCTTTTTGCACTGGGCCTCCCACATTGTACATGCTACAATGtaaaataaagtttcaattcaattcaattcaagtaGTCTACCGGAgccaccgtgcaaaatatttccactCTCCAGTGTCTTGTCTAGGGGCAGATCGAGTACCCTAGGtttaggaggggggggggggcggttcctttgtcgaagcgcgtagtgggggaggggagagagagggaaatccaatgtataaactgacgttttgggggggggtGAACACCACTGGTATTGTCACTGCAAAAATTTGCAAAAACGCCCCGTGAAAGCATCCATGAGCGGGTCGCCGCTACCTTGGACGACTGGCACAATCTCCTGACAAGACATACCGTATTTTCCAGCGTATAATGTGCAACCCGAAAATATGACGGAATTTTGGGAAATGCACAATGCTCATCGATGCATAACATGCAGCTACATTACCGTTAGTGTCCACAGTGATGGAAGCCTGTTGGGTCGCGTGTAGTTAGTTACTATTGGACATATCGCGGATGCAATTTTTAGCAAAGTCCGATCCAACAGATTTGATGCGTAGCAGAGCTCAGTCTCCTCACCGCTCTCACATTCCTCCTCAACAACGCCAGCCTCCTGAAATGAGATGGGGATCACCGACATCCCGAAGTCGTCTCATCTTCCTTGGACCCACATCGCCACCTCGGCATGCCTGTCGCCT contains:
- the LOC135398942 gene encoding scaffold attachment factor B1-like; protein product: MAPSPDSGSLTKKKISDLRVIDLRGELEKRGLDKTGVKAALTERLSKALKDEGEDPDVFEFEVPSEPSPVKKVITKRVNKKLSQDTESETQSNDDVQEQGDSEYEDDAEVETVDEDDDSQVEAEVRPNTKEESNMEKSEAVTTEDAKEAGDTAVQQPEKQKENGKVSKSEKSEETRPPESDQTLIVHADDSHDLDNDIDEEDKEQKDGEEADSSISKAQPKKADAAPADNEEAAKEATKKVAAKKPAAATPKATKASPKVEKELLRNLWVSGLANTTRAADLKALFGKYGKVTSAKIVTNAKTPGSRCYGYMTMGTAEEATKCIQHLHRTELHGKMISVERTKNEPGGALRKAEAKPAAAAATTPAAKPPAPKEVKEVKAKPVKAAEPKKKEVEKAKPAESKEEPEKAEAAEEEEAEVVAEENPEEKEETEESDKAKKKHRDEKGRRRGSRSRSKERGGRNRRFFRPFNRGFRGSGFRRGFGRRPFFKTPFRGRMGSGEFRGNQSNFRADAATSYRQRELERRQREESMRIERERERLRVEREKLERERLDLLRLEREKQRLERERIQREREELRQRKLGRAAVMEDVARRPVKRAYEEEVRPARNEFAEGGYWRENKRQHVRPEYDNTMSRDRDDRKGSERYDRGGRGGFLPEPDFRAGGRPMARERPRESPPGRRMEQRFAGKEGFGSSGGSFGGRFSGGDGWSGSHHQGSRGGGYSSSSAVGGGGSQSWGADMGRKQDSSHGQSWQGQGERWGGAGGANMGMRGMGGGGNLMGQGSQGYGGSSGGAGMMQHSGMGGGGGGSFGSTGGRYAGGGGMRRY